The Candidatus Koribacter versatilis Ellin345 genome has a segment encoding these proteins:
- a CDS encoding DUF47 domain-containing protein codes for MVRLLPKEVKFFEMFEQMSSNLVLGASEITELLREFKDTADHVKRIKEIEHAGDDITHAVFVKLNSTFITPFDREDIHLLASSLDDVLDFINAAADRIMLYKITAAPAAAYEIAKIIVKQAEALGRAVKNLEKLKDVLPHCVEVNRLENEADRVCREAIGRLFDTEKDPIALIKIKELLEVLETATDKAEDAANVLETVVLKSA; via the coding sequence ATGGTCCGGCTCCTCCCCAAAGAAGTGAAATTTTTCGAGATGTTCGAGCAGATGTCCTCGAACCTGGTTCTCGGCGCCAGTGAGATCACCGAGTTGCTCCGCGAGTTCAAGGACACCGCTGATCACGTTAAGCGGATCAAGGAAATCGAACACGCTGGCGACGACATTACCCACGCCGTGTTCGTAAAACTGAACTCCACGTTCATTACCCCGTTTGACCGCGAAGACATCCACCTGCTCGCCTCCTCGCTCGACGACGTCCTCGACTTCATCAACGCGGCTGCCGATCGCATCATGCTCTACAAGATCACCGCGGCACCGGCAGCGGCATATGAGATCGCCAAGATCATCGTGAAGCAAGCCGAGGCCCTCGGTCGCGCCGTGAAGAACCTCGAGAAGCTCAAGGACGTCCTGCCTCACTGCGTGGAAGTGAATCGGCTGGAGAACGAAGCGGATCGCGTCTGCCGCGAAGCTATCGGCAGGCTCTTCGACACTGAGAAGGATCCGATCGCGCTGATCAAGATCAAGGAATTGCTCGAAGTGCTTGAGACTGCTACCGACAAGGCCGAGGACGCCGCTAACGTGCTCGAAACCGTCGTCTTGAAGAGCGCCTAG
- a CDS encoding inorganic phosphate transporter gives MVLLAVTVLFALAFDFLNGFHDSANSIATVVSTRVLSPRLAVIWAAFFNFVAAFLFGTAVAKTIGQGLVRLDIMTQYVVLAALVGAIVWNLLTWWWGLPSSSSHALMGGLGGAAIARAAIVHGWRTSYNVILPSGWNKTLIFIVVAPLMGLVLGLIMMVAVSWIFKNQSPTSVDRTFRKLQLVSAAAYSLGHGGNDAQKTMGIVAGALYTAGLINADQFHHTWGPYHWPIILAANAAIALGTYFGGWRIVHTMGAKITKLKPVGGFCAETAGALTLWVTAHAGIPVSTTHTITGAIVGVGTTQRLSAVRWGVAGRIVWAWILTIPASAAVAMTTFWIIRMINPNA, from the coding sequence ATGGTTCTGCTCGCTGTCACCGTTCTGTTTGCTCTTGCATTCGACTTCCTCAACGGTTTTCACGATTCCGCCAACAGCATCGCGACCGTAGTCTCCACCCGCGTGCTGTCTCCGCGCCTCGCCGTCATCTGGGCAGCATTTTTCAACTTCGTCGCTGCATTCCTCTTCGGTACCGCCGTCGCCAAGACCATCGGCCAGGGGCTCGTCCGTCTCGACATCATGACGCAATACGTCGTGCTCGCCGCTCTCGTCGGCGCGATTGTGTGGAACCTGCTGACCTGGTGGTGGGGACTGCCAAGCTCTTCGTCACATGCTCTTATGGGCGGACTCGGAGGCGCAGCCATTGCCCGCGCCGCAATCGTTCACGGCTGGCGAACTTCCTACAACGTCATCCTGCCTAGCGGTTGGAACAAGACACTTATCTTCATCGTCGTCGCTCCCCTCATGGGATTGGTACTCGGCCTCATCATGATGGTCGCGGTCTCATGGATCTTCAAAAATCAGTCTCCAACCAGCGTGGACCGCACCTTCCGCAAGTTGCAGCTTGTTTCCGCAGCCGCGTACAGCCTCGGACATGGTGGCAACGACGCGCAGAAGACCATGGGCATCGTCGCCGGAGCACTCTACACCGCCGGCCTGATCAACGCCGACCAGTTTCACCACACCTGGGGGCCGTACCACTGGCCGATCATTCTCGCGGCCAATGCCGCTATCGCACTCGGAACGTATTTCGGCGGCTGGCGCATTGTCCACACCATGGGCGCGAAGATTACCAAGCTGAAGCCCGTCGGCGGCTTCTGCGCTGAGACTGCAGGTGCGCTCACCCTCTGGGTCACCGCGCACGCCGGAATTCCCGTCAGCACCACGCACACCATTACCGGTGCGATCGTCGGCGTCGGCACCACGCAACGCCTCTCTGCCGTCCGCTGGGGCGTTGCGGGCCGCATCGTGTGGGCATGGATCCTCACCATCCCCGCATCCGCCGCCGTCGCCATGACGACGTTCTGGATCATCCGTATGATCAACCCGAACGCGTAG
- a CDS encoding sigma-70 family RNA polymerase sigma factor: MRALVTESDERLLIEAAQRDPRHFAQLYEDNLDRVYAFIASRVHDRVEAEDLTSEVFHQALAKLDRFEWRGVPFAAWLLRLAANAISDRYSKPSVRFEVAGEEIDPSFDEGTERRALLMQLLDRLPSDQQLVISRRFLDGRSIAEIAGELGRSEGAIKQLQFRALQSLRQQMRSQHV; encoded by the coding sequence TTGAGAGCTTTGGTTACTGAATCCGACGAGCGGCTGTTGATCGAGGCGGCGCAACGCGACCCGCGCCACTTCGCACAACTCTACGAAGACAATCTCGATCGCGTGTACGCCTTCATCGCCTCGCGCGTTCACGACCGCGTGGAGGCGGAAGACCTCACCTCCGAGGTTTTTCACCAGGCACTCGCCAAGCTCGACCGCTTCGAGTGGCGCGGCGTGCCCTTCGCGGCGTGGCTGTTGCGCCTGGCAGCAAACGCCATCAGCGACCGGTACTCGAAACCATCCGTGCGCTTCGAAGTGGCTGGCGAAGAAATTGATCCCAGCTTCGACGAAGGCACCGAGCGACGCGCTCTGCTCATGCAGTTGCTCGACCGTCTTCCGTCGGACCAGCAACTGGTGATCAGCCGCCGTTTTCTCGACGGCCGCAGCATCGCCGAGATCGCCGGCGAACTTGGCCGCAGCGAAGGCGCCATCAAGCAACTGCAATTTCGCGCTCTCCAAAGCCTGCGCCAACAAATGAGGAGCCAACATGTCTAG
- a CDS encoding energy transducer TonB produces the protein MSSAALYDQLDQAVERILTGDQLAVEEFDPLVRELLPIADDLHVAPRPDFRASLRAELERPRRSEVIPIAPAVLPFLFAEHASMRRSPFGASAALHAAAFLLIATSSLWMAQHPVAKKQTTALLTDVGTFTLPPSKTIAGGGGGGGDRDKFDASRGDAPRFAREQITPPAIVVRNEAPKLAVDPTVVGPPDVKLSNLGVTGDPLSKMLSASNGTGAGGGIGSGYGGGVGSGYGPGVGPGWGGGYGGGVYRVGSGVSAPRAIYAPDPQYSEEARKAKMQGVVVLALVVGADGRTHDVKIARTLGMGLDEKAIEAVKTWKFEPALKDGHPVSVLVSVEVNFHLY, from the coding sequence ATGTCTAGCGCCGCCCTGTACGACCAACTCGACCAAGCCGTGGAGCGCATTCTCACCGGCGACCAACTCGCCGTCGAAGAATTCGACCCGCTCGTTCGCGAACTGCTTCCCATCGCCGACGATTTGCACGTCGCGCCTCGCCCCGACTTCCGCGCGTCGTTGCGAGCCGAACTTGAACGCCCGCGCCGTAGCGAGGTGATCCCTATCGCGCCCGCCGTCCTGCCTTTCCTGTTCGCCGAGCACGCTTCGATGAGGCGCAGCCCGTTCGGCGCCTCGGCCGCACTGCACGCCGCGGCGTTTCTGCTCATCGCAACTTCGAGCCTCTGGATGGCGCAACATCCCGTCGCGAAAAAACAAACCACCGCGCTGCTCACCGATGTCGGTACCTTCACGCTGCCGCCGTCGAAGACCATCGCTGGCGGAGGTGGTGGAGGCGGAGATCGCGACAAGTTCGACGCCTCTCGCGGCGACGCACCGCGCTTCGCCCGCGAGCAGATCACGCCACCTGCCATCGTCGTGCGCAATGAAGCCCCGAAACTTGCGGTTGATCCGACCGTAGTCGGTCCGCCGGACGTAAAGCTCTCGAATCTCGGCGTAACCGGCGACCCGCTTTCGAAGATGCTGAGCGCCTCGAACGGCACCGGCGCGGGCGGCGGGATTGGCAGCGGCTACGGTGGCGGCGTCGGTTCTGGCTATGGTCCTGGCGTCGGGCCGGGCTGGGGCGGGGGGTACGGGGGAGGGGTGTATCGGGTAGGCAGCGGCGTCAGCGCACCGCGGGCGATCTACGCACCCGACCCGCAATACTCCGAAGAAGCCCGCAAAGCCAAGATGCAAGGCGTAGTGGTCCTCGCACTCGTAGTCGGCGCCGATGGCCGCACCCACGACGTCAAAATCGCCCGCACCCTGGGCATGGGCCTCGACGAGAAAGCCATCGAAGCAGTAAAGACCTGGAAGTTCGAGCCCGCCCTCAAAGACGGCCACCCCGTCTCTGTCCTGGTCAGCGTCGAAGTCAACTTCCACCTCTACTAA
- a CDS encoding B12-binding domain-containing radical SAM protein, with protein MVALGKRPLNVKFILPALKEATDPYWRPIKYSLFPPLGLAQLAAYLSPDDYVVLTDEHVEPLTLEDNPDLVVIQVYITNAYRAYRIADHYRKRGAFVCLGGLHVTSMPHEAAEHADSIFLGPGEQIFPQFLTDFRAGNPQRLYASTSGRTLERAPSPRRDLIKRHCYLVPNSIVVTRGCPQHCDFCYKDAFYQGGKTFYTQRVDEALAEISRLPGRHVYFLDDHMLGDRRFAEGLFDGMKGMRRLFQGAATVDSILRGNLIERAAEAGLRSIFVGFETLAPANLKQCNKRQNLGRDYKAVTDRLHSLGIMINGSFVFGMDDDGPDVFRRTVDWAVEHGVTTATFHIQTPYPGTGLHARMEREGRMTTRDWNLYDTRHVVYRPARLTAEQLKTGYDWAYEEFYTWSNIAKASLHHGTLKHQAKHFFYASGWKKFEAVWDFIIRTRQLNRTTKILESVLSKVTGKKEDHTFVPPIPSPQNAELVTISTEQVS; from the coding sequence ATGGTTGCGCTAGGGAAGCGTCCTCTGAACGTGAAGTTCATCCTGCCGGCGCTGAAGGAAGCGACCGATCCGTATTGGCGGCCGATCAAGTACTCGCTCTTTCCGCCGCTCGGGCTGGCGCAACTTGCCGCGTATCTCTCGCCTGACGATTATGTCGTGCTCACCGATGAACATGTCGAACCTCTCACGCTGGAAGACAATCCGGATCTTGTCGTAATCCAGGTGTACATCACCAATGCTTACCGCGCGTATCGCATTGCGGACCACTATCGGAAGCGCGGGGCGTTCGTCTGTCTCGGCGGATTGCATGTGACTTCCATGCCGCACGAAGCTGCAGAACACGCCGACTCGATCTTCCTCGGACCAGGCGAACAGATCTTCCCGCAGTTCCTGACCGACTTCCGCGCGGGAAATCCGCAGCGACTTTATGCCTCGACGAGCGGGCGCACGTTGGAGCGCGCTCCGTCGCCGCGACGCGACCTGATCAAGCGCCATTGCTATCTGGTGCCGAACTCGATCGTGGTGACGCGCGGCTGCCCGCAGCACTGCGACTTCTGCTACAAGGACGCGTTCTACCAGGGCGGCAAGACCTTTTACACGCAGCGAGTGGACGAGGCGCTGGCCGAGATCTCGCGGCTTCCCGGACGTCACGTGTACTTCCTTGACGACCACATGCTCGGCGATCGCCGTTTTGCCGAAGGGCTCTTCGACGGCATGAAAGGAATGCGGCGTTTGTTCCAGGGCGCTGCGACGGTTGATTCCATCCTGCGCGGAAACCTGATCGAACGCGCGGCGGAAGCGGGGCTGCGCAGTATCTTCGTCGGCTTCGAGACGCTCGCGCCCGCGAACCTGAAGCAGTGCAACAAGCGGCAGAACCTCGGCCGCGACTACAAGGCGGTGACCGATCGCCTGCACTCGCTCGGCATCATGATCAACGGCAGCTTTGTCTTTGGCATGGACGACGACGGGCCTGACGTCTTTCGGCGCACCGTGGATTGGGCCGTCGAGCACGGCGTTACGACGGCGACGTTCCACATTCAAACACCGTATCCGGGAACCGGGCTGCATGCGCGCATGGAGCGCGAAGGGCGCATGACGACGCGCGACTGGAACCTCTATGACACGCGGCACGTGGTCTATCGTCCGGCGAGGCTTACGGCGGAACAACTGAAGACCGGTTACGACTGGGCCTACGAAGAGTTCTACACCTGGAGCAACATTGCGAAGGCATCGCTGCACCACGGGACGCTGAAGCACCAGGCCAAGCATTTCTTCTATGCGTCGGGGTGGAAGAAATTCGAGGCGGTTTGGGATTTCATCATTCGCACCCGGCAATTGAATCGGACCACGAAGATTCTCGAGAGCGTGCTGTCGAAGGTGACAGGCAAGAAGGAAGACCATACTTTCGTCCCGCCGATTCCGTCGCCGCAAAATGCAGAGTTGGTGACGATTTCGACAGAGCAAGTTTCATGA